In Rhodothermales bacterium, the genomic stretch CGCCGTTTCCGCCAGTTTTTGTTCGATATACTGGACACGGGACGTGAACTTCGCGTTGGTCCGCCGCAGCGCGTTTTCGGGGTGGAGCCCCGAAAGCCGGGCGTAGTTGACGAGCGCGAAAAGGAGATCGCCGAGTTCGGCTTCCCGCGCATCGACATCGCCGGCGGCCGAGTTAAACTCGGCCAGTTCTTCATCGACTTTTTCCCAGGCCGCCTCGGGCGTGTCGAAGTCGAACCCCACCGCCGCCGCTTTTTCCTGCATCCGATAGGCGCGGAGCAGGCTCGGGAGCTGGGCCGGCACGCCGTCCAACACCCCCCGGCTTCGGCTGCCCCCCTCGCCCTCGGTTTGTTTGATGCGCTCCCAGTTCGCCAGCACGTCCCCAACACCCGTCACGGCGACCTCGCCGAATACATGCGGGTGCCGGCGGATCAGCTTGGCCGATTCGGTTTCGATCACCTCGCGTAGCAGAAACCGGCCATCCCCCTCGGCGATGGCCGTGTGGAAAACGACATGAAGGAGAATATCCCCCAACTCCTTCTTCAACTCCTCCCAGTTGGTGCGATCGATCGCCTCCACCACTTCGTAGGCCTCCTCGACGAGAAGGTGCTTGACGGATTCGTGCGTCTGTTCACGATCCCAGGGGCAATCGCGCCGCAACTGCCTCACGATCGCGACAAAATCAGTAAATGCCTCGACCACGTCGGGCCCCGGCAAGAACCCCGGTTCGTAGATTTTTTCAGCCATGTGAACTCTTTTTTTTAGGTGGCCGGATGACATGATGTTGTCATCCGGCCGGCTTAATTTACGCGCCGAGGGTATGTTTCGCCCTCGAATATCGTCTATAGAGGAAACAGGCACCCCGAATGATGGCTGTTTCA encodes the following:
- the mazG gene encoding nucleoside triphosphate pyrophosphohydrolase, translating into MAEKIYEPGFLPGPDVVEAFTDFVAIVRQLRRDCPWDREQTHESVKHLLVEEAYEVVEAIDRTNWEELKKELGDILLHVVFHTAIAEGDGRFLLREVIETESAKLIRRHPHVFGEVAVTGVGDVLANWERIKQTEGEGGSRSRGVLDGVPAQLPSLLRAYRMQEKAAAVGFDFDTPEAAWEKVDEELAEFNSAAGDVDAREAELGDLLFALVNYARLSGLHPENALRRTNAKFTSRVQYIEQKLAETARSMREVPLEELDRYWDEAKAFEPGNQPRH